The DNA region AGTTCCGCAACGCGGGAACGGTCGGATGGGTGGGCCGCTATCTGGTGCGCGCCGGTTCGTTCGGGAATCCCGGCGAATGCGCCACACCCGAACGTGTCCCGGTTCCGCAGACCGCACCCGGCGAGCGAGTGCGGGTCTCCGTCGAGGTGCGTGCGCCCGACCGCCCCGGGCATTGCCAGGTGTACTGGAAGATGGCCGACGAACAGGGCCACATCCTGCTGCCGAACACCCGCGCCGTGTTCTTCTCGGTCCGCGTCATTTGACTTTCCGGGCCGATGGCCAAAGCGCTGACCTGCGCGGACATCGTTCCTTCGGCCATGGCCATTTCGCGGCCGTGAATCGCTTCCGGAGCGGCTTCCGGCGCCCTTAACGTCGTCGGCGTCCGGGAATTCCGGATGGGGATTTTCCGAAACACTCTCACATTATTTGCGGAAAGGGAATCCATGCGTCCGTACGTCAAGGTCGCCGCACTGGCCGGGGCCGCGCTCACCGTGGCGCTCCTGCCGGCCACCGCCGCACAGGCGGCTCCGGCGCCCGCTTCGGGCAGTGATCCGATCATCACCTGCGAATCCGGCTATCACGGCTGGATGCGCCGGGCCGGGAAGGACGCGATCTGCCTCAAGCCGGGCACGCGCACCTGGGACGTCAAGGTGTTCGAATGCGCCGGGGATCTGACGGTGCATTTCAAGAACGGCGAGAAGGCCTACTGCGGGGGAAACATGAAGATCGGCCTCGACCTGGCCGTCCAGTCCAATGTCGTCAAGACCGTTGTGGGGAACCGATGAAGAAGAAGCTGTTCGCCGTCGTCCCGGTCGCGCTGGCCGGCACCCTGCTGATGGCACCGTCCGCCTCCGCGGCGTCGAAGGTCTGTGAGGGCGGACCGTTGATGGGCGGCAAGACGAAGGTCGTCGAGGTGAGCGCGGGGCAGAGCATCGACATCACCGTGCACAACCACGACTACCGGGGAATGCTCGTCCAGATCATCGACGACGTCTTCGACAAGGGCCTCTGGAGCGGGGCCATCGCGCCGGGCAAGGAGCGTACCGTCAAACACGGCGTGCTCGGGGAGCCGCCGGTGTACCACAAGATCCGCTTCGAGGTGACCTCCAACCTTTCGAACAACTACACGTACAAGATCTCGTCGGACCGCTGCTACTGACGCGTTTCGTCCTCTGGACGCGGTCAGGTCCGGGTGGGGAGGAATCCTCCCCGCCCGGCGTCGGGACCCGAGCGGCCCTCGACGGTGGAGGATTCAGGACACTCGACGTCCCGAATCCTCCACGCTCGACCGTGCCGCTCTTGTGCGCGCGTTTAGTCCTCTGGATGCGATCGTTGCACGCGCAAGGACCGCATTCAGAGGACTAAACGCGCGGAGGGGTCAGGGCTTGAGGAGGCCGCGCACGGTGTCGATAGTGTCGGCGTCCGCGGCCTCCTTGTCCGGCCGGTAACGCACGACCCGCGCGAAGCGCAGCGCCAGCCCGCCCGGATACCGCGTGCTCACCTGGGCCCCGTCGAGCTCGATTTCGACGACGAGCTCCGGCCGCACGTGGACCGCCCAGTCCGTGCGATGGGTCTCGATCTCCTGGAACGTCTTCGTCTGCCAGGCCAGCAGCTCGTCGGTCATACCCTTGAACGTCTTGCCGACCATGATCGGCGGACCGCCGTCGGGGTCGCGGGCACCCAGATGCAGATTCGACAATGTGCCGGTGCGCCTGCCGTGCCCCCATTCCGCGGCGAGCACGATCAGATCGATCGTGTGCACCGGTTTCACCTTCAGCCACGCGCGGCCCCGGCGCCCCGCCGCGTACGGCGAAGCGAGATCCTTGACCATCACGCCTTCGTGCCCGGCGGCCATCGCCGCTTCCAGCACTTCCCCGGCCGAGGCGGGCCTGAGCTCGCCCGGGATGACGTGCTCGCCCGCGACCCGGCGCAGGGCGGTGTTCCGTTCGGAGAGCGGCGCGTCGAGCAGGTCGGTGCCGTCGAGGTGCAGGCAGTCGAAGAAGTACGGCCGCAGCAACAGCGCCTTGACCTGCTCCTCGCGGCTGCTGCCGAACCGGCTCATCGTCTGCTGGAACGGCCTGGGCCTGCCGTCGTCGGTCAGGGCCAGCGTCTCGCCGTCGAGGACCACCGACGTGCAGGGCAGGGACCGCACCAGGTCCACCAGTTCGCCGACGCTGTCGGTGATCTCCCGCAGCGTCCGCGTGTAGATGTGCACCTCGTCGCCTTCGCGGTGGACCTGGATCCGCGCGCCGTCCATCTTGTACTCGACCAGCGCCTCGGCGTGCTCCGCGATCGCCTCGTCGAGGGACTCCGCCGGGGAGGCCAGCATCGGCCGGATCGGCCTGCCCAGCGCCAGTTTGAACTCCGCCAGCCGCTCGCGGCCGCCCGTCATCGCGGCCAGGCCCGTCACCGGGAGCTGCCCGGACAGCATGAACGCCCGCCGGACGTCCTCGGCCGGGATTTCGGACGCCGCCGCGATGGCGTCCACCATGATCCCTTCGAGCGCGCCCTGCCGGAGCTCGCCGGTGAGCAGCCGGAACAGGAACTCCTGCTCCTCCTTCGTCATCTTGGTGAGCAGGGCCCGCAACGTCTCCGCGCGCAGCTTCACCGACCCCGAACCCGCCGCCGCGCCCACCGTGTCGAAGGCCGTGTCGACCTCGGACACGGTCAACGACGGCTCGGCGGCCGGGGCCGCGTCCAGTGCGGCCAGCGTCCGCCAGCCGGCGCCGATGCGGCCCTGGGTCAGCTGCCCGGTGAGGAACGCGACGACCGCGGGCAGCTCCAGCTCGCCGGCGGCGCGCAGCACCGCTGCCAGGGTGGCGATCTTCGCCTTCCTGGACCTCGTGGCGGCGAGCTCGGCCGACGCGGTCACCACCGCGGTGAGCAACATGGATCCATCATGGACCCGGGCACCGACAGTTTCGCGTTCAAGCGTGCTCTTCGCCGCTCGCGATTCGGACCGGCCTTCGCCGGCTTTCCGGTGACGTGGTGTCCCCGCTGACCGGCGGCCGTCCGACCGCCGGAGTCCTGGCGCTGGTCGCAAGGAAAGGGGGCTTCACGTACTTGGAGTACTCGGTTCTTTGTGGATGGCCAGGATCCCGGGAGCCGCCCGCTCAAGGGAGGGAAGGGGGCCTTCACGGACCGGGCTAGGCGTGCGCGGGATCGGCGACCCAGCTGGCGAGCAGGCGGAGCGCGCGCTCGCTGTCGGAGCCGGGCTCGGCGGTGTAGATCACCAGGGCCTGGTCGGGATCGTCGGGCAGCCGCAGCGTCTCGTAGCGCAGCCGGAGCTCGCCGACGATCGGGT from Amycolatopsis sp. EV170708-02-1 includes:
- a CDS encoding ATP-dependent DNA ligase, with translation MLLTAVVTASAELAATRSRKAKIATLAAVLRAAGELELPAVVAFLTGQLTQGRIGAGWRTLAALDAAPAAEPSLTVSEVDTAFDTVGAAAGSGSVKLRAETLRALLTKMTKEEQEFLFRLLTGELRQGALEGIMVDAIAAASEIPAEDVRRAFMLSGQLPVTGLAAMTGGRERLAEFKLALGRPIRPMLASPAESLDEAIAEHAEALVEYKMDGARIQVHREGDEVHIYTRTLREITDSVGELVDLVRSLPCTSVVLDGETLALTDDGRPRPFQQTMSRFGSSREEQVKALLLRPYFFDCLHLDGTDLLDAPLSERNTALRRVAGEHVIPGELRPASAGEVLEAAMAAGHEGVMVKDLASPYAAGRRGRAWLKVKPVHTIDLIVLAAEWGHGRRTGTLSNLHLGARDPDGGPPIMVGKTFKGMTDELLAWQTKTFQEIETHRTDWAVHVRPELVVEIELDGAQVSTRYPGGLALRFARVVRYRPDKEAADADTIDTVRGLLKP